The proteins below come from a single Candidatus Acidiferrales bacterium genomic window:
- a CDS encoding lipid-binding SYLF domain-containing protein, which yields MKILVACTLMVALLISLCGTAFAGVSTKERNRLIRSGQVLEEMINTPDKNIPKGMLDHARCVAVVPSLKKAGLGFGGRYGHGFVSCRNAGTGPWGPVSSFKIVGGSFGLQIGGAAVDVVLLFVNQRGVEKLLKNQFALGGDASVAVGPVGRAATAETDVQLRSEIYAYSRSRGLFGGISLNGARMYQDADVNRDLYGRDITSQDILITPKVGIPAEAQPLVGVLNKYSPKAPYVKK from the coding sequence ATGAAAATTTTGGTGGCTTGTACGTTGATGGTGGCGCTCCTGATCTCGCTCTGCGGGACGGCTTTCGCCGGGGTCAGCACCAAGGAGCGTAATCGGCTTATCCGTTCCGGGCAGGTCCTGGAGGAGATGATTAACACTCCCGACAAGAACATCCCCAAGGGCATGCTCGACCACGCGAGATGTGTGGCGGTTGTGCCCTCGCTCAAAAAAGCCGGCCTCGGATTTGGTGGCCGCTACGGTCATGGCTTCGTGAGCTGTCGGAACGCTGGGACAGGCCCCTGGGGTCCGGTGTCGTCGTTCAAGATTGTCGGAGGCAGCTTTGGGCTTCAGATTGGCGGGGCAGCGGTCGATGTGGTCCTCCTGTTTGTGAACCAGCGGGGCGTGGAAAAGCTGCTCAAGAACCAGTTTGCGCTGGGTGGCGACGCCTCGGTCGCCGTCGGACCGGTCGGCCGGGCGGCGACGGCTGAAACCGATGTGCAGTTGCGCTCGGAAATCTATGCCTACTCGCGCTCTCGCGGGCTATTCGGCGGAATCTCGCTCAATGGCGCGCGCATGTACCAGGATGCCGACGTCAACCGCGACCTCTACGGCCGCGATATTACTTCGCAGGACATCCTGATTACGCCGAAGGTGGGCATTCCCGCCGAGGCGCAGCCGCTCGTCGGCGTGCTTAACAAATATTCGCCCAAAGCGCCCTACGTCAAAAAGTAG